The Flavipsychrobacter sp. genome contains the following window.
GCCGTTTGTGTAGCAGTATCTAAACCCGTAATGGTTATATCTCCCAATTTATTCAAGCCATCGCTCAACTGCTGATAATTAGCGGTACGCCCTGGGAAGATACAGATGCTCTTACCTGCTTGCATTGCTTCATTAAGCTGTGTAGCCAAGCCATCATTAATAGCTGTTACTTCGTTGAGGATAATGAGGTTATAATTTTTCCAATTGCTAATAGGCTCATTGAGCTTTCTATTATCCAGCCTAAAGCCGTTGTAAGCTCTGAATGCTGCCTGTAAGTATGGGCTAGGTAGCTGCTCGTTCAACACCAATACTGATAGATTAGGTGTACTACGCGCACTTATCAGGAAGGTGTCATCAAAAGGTAGGGCCGCATCATTGATCGTAAGGGCTATTTGCTGCCAGTTGGCATTATCTACCTGAAAGCTAAGTGTGTCTATACTTTCTTTTTCTTCCTCTATTTGCAAAGACGCCGCATTTTTCACCTGCCCGTTTACCGCCAGTTGTAATACAGGGAGCTCGTCGGGCACGTCACCATACACTTTAGTGCGTACTACCAGTTCGTTGCTTTTGCCTGCTTGCAATACGGGTGAGGTAAGGTAGGCGGTATCTATATATACATTATATACGTCTGCTGCACGTACTACTACGCCATATAGTTTTATATGTTCTGTCTCTTGTGCCGATAGAGGTATTGCATCACGATTTTGAAAGTCGGAGTAATAATATACATCAGCACCATCTTTGGCTTCTGTCTGCACTACACCTTGTACTTGTGCAATTACCTGCTTGGTAGTTTTGTGCTTGGCAGCAAGGTCTATGGTATTCAGCGCAGCTATAGCCTTCTCTGCCGAAAGTGGTGTATAGCTTACCGCTCTATCATTGGTGAGCAATAAAAACTTAGTACCGAGAGGCGCTTTCTGCATTTGCTGACGGGCGGCATCTTTAGCAATGTCGAGCAGCCTGCGTGCACCTTGCTTTAGCGACATACTACCCGAGTTGTCTATATACACCACCTGTAGCCTGTCTTGCATACGAGCAGCATCTTTATTGACGAAAAAAGGCTGTGCAAAAGCCAATATCAATGAGGCTAAGAACAGTAAGCGTAATAGCAAAAGCCATTTATAGCGCAGCTGCGATGACTTCTGCGAGCGTAGCTGAATATTTTTTAGGAAACGGGTATGCGGAAAATACACCGTCTTGTACCTGCGCAGGTTGAAGAGGTGTATGACTATAGGTATCAGCAATGCCGCACCAGCTATGAGAAATAGTGGGTAAAGAAAACTCACGTACCAAATATAAGGTTATTGCCCGCTGAAACCCCACTCCCAAATGCTAAAACTCTGAAAAATGTTTGTTGGTAGTGTACTTCTGCTTTTTTAAAACTTACCAGTGTTTGCCCATTCTGTGCGTGGCGGTATGGGTTCTATATTATCCCAGTGCTCTACTATTTTGCCGTCTTCTATCCTAAAGATGTCAAATACTGCCAGCTCCGCTCCTTGGGCGATTACTTTTGAATAACTCACCACATAGTTGCCCTGACCAATGAGCTTGAAGATGAAATCATATTCTACTTCTTCTTTAGCTAACAGTTCTTTTAATGCTTCTATCCCATTAGGTAGTGTGGTATTGTGTTGTATATACTGCGCTGTACTGATATATTGTTCCAGTGTATCATAGTTTTTATTTTGAAATACATCGGTGAGAAAATTTCTGACCAATATTTTATTGGCTTCTGTTTTGTCTAGGTCTTTCAATTCAAAATCGCCCAGTATCATATCATTGCCCGATGCCGTAGTAGACGGGTCTTGATAAGCGGCTATTACATCCCAATGTTCTATGAGTTTGTCCTGCTCATCTGTATCAAAAAGGTCTGCTGTTACCCAACGTGCCGTACCGTTGTCTATATCTTGATAGGCATGTACAAATACATATTGCCCATCCTCTATCATTCTTATTAGCCTTATATCTCGAGTAGTACTCCTTTCTAAAAAACCGGCAAAGAATTTTTTAAACCCTTCAGGTCCGTCCTCTACACCTGTACTGTGTTGGGTATATCGATTACCTGTGTATTTATCTACTACATCGGGATTACCATCTCTGATACCTTCCAGATATAACTTCTTAGCGTTCTCTAGTTTGTTGCTCATGATTGTAAGTAAATTACCATATTTTTTTGAGGGTAGTGATTAACCTCCCTTCCACTCCCTGTTTTTATTTAGCTTTGCGTACTTATAATAAGATACCAGTATGCTTACGGCTAACGAGATAAGACAGCAGTTTTTAGATTTCTTCAAAGAGAAGGGGCACGAGATCGTTCCTTCTGCACCTATAGTGGTGAAAAACGACCCTACTTTGATGTTCATCAACGCGGGTATGAACCAGTTTAAAGACTACTTTTTGGGCAACCAACAAGCCCCAAACCCTCGTGTAGCCGATACTCAAAAATGTCTTCGTGTAAGCGGTAAGCACAACGACTTGGAAGAGGTGGGTGTAGATACCTACCACCATACCCTATTTGAGATGCTGGGCAACTGGAGCTTTGGCGACTATTTTAAGGAAGACGCCATAAAATGGAGCTGGGAGCTACTGACCGAGGTATACAAAATACCTAAGGACAAACTGTATGTGACCATATTTGAAGGAGACAAGGGCGATAACCTGCCTAAAGACGAGGAAGCCTACAATATATGGAAGCAATACATAGCCGAAGACCGCATACTACTGGGCAATAAGAAAGACAACTTCTGGGAGATGGGTGATATTGGTCCTTGCGGGCCATGTAGCGAGATACATGTAGACTGTCGCACGGAGGAAGAGCGCGCTGCAGTAGATGGTAAAACACTGGTAAATGCCGACCACCCACAGGTGATAGAGATATGGAACAATGTGTTCATGGAGTTCAACCGCCAAAAAGACGGCAGCCTAAATAAGCTACCAGCACAACACGTAGATACCGGTATGGGCTTGGAGCGTTTGGTGCGCGTATTACAAGACAAACATAGCAACTATGATACCGACCTGTTTACCGGCTTAATCAGCAAGGTAGAGGGCATTACTAATAAAAAATACAACAACACTGATGCGAAGGAAGATATTGCCTTCCGTGTGATAGCCGACCATATACGTGCTATTGCCTATACTATTGCCGATGGGCAATTGCCATCGAACACAGGTGCGGGTTATGTCATCCGTCGTATACTGCGCCGCGCCGTACGTTACTATTTCTCATATCTGGATTATAAACAACCATTGTTGACACAACTCGTGCCACAACTGGTATCAGAATACAGCCATGTGTTCCCCGAGTTGAAGACACAGCAGGAGCTCATCACCAAAGTGATCAAAGAAGAAGAAGAAGCTTTCTTGAGAACCTTAGATAAGGGCTTGAGAAAGGTGGATGAGATACTAGCATCAAATGAGGGCAACAAAACCGTATCTGGCAAAGTAGCTTTTGAACTGAACGATACTTTTGGTTTCCCGATAGACCTTACTGAACTGATTGCTAAAGAGCAGGGCTGGCAAGTAGACCTGAAAGGCTATGAAGCAGCGCTGCAAGAACAAAAAGAGCGTAGCCGTTCAGCAACTGCACTAGATACTGGCGACTGGGTAGTGCTGAAAGATGGTAGCACTAAGTTTGTGGGTTATGAAGCAATAGAGGCTACTGCACATATACTTCGCTACCGTAAGGTGACCGCTAAGAAAAAAGAACTGTATCAAATAGTACTGGACACCACTCCTTTCTACGCAGAGAGTGGGGGACAAGTAGGTGATAAAGGCGTACTTACGCTAGCTAACGATACCATTCACATCTTTGATACGAAGAAAGAGAACGACCTTATTATCCACTTTGCCGATAAGATACCTGCTTCGCTGGAAGGGGAGCTACATGCTAAGGTAGATGACGCCAAACGTAAGAATACAGAGATACACCATAGCGCTACACACCTACTACACGCTGCATTAAGACAGGTATTGGGTACGCACGTAGAGCAAAAGGGTTCTTTGGTGAATGAGGAGCATTTGCGTTTCGACTTCTCGCATTTCTCAAAAGTGAGCGATGAAGAAATTGCACAGATAGAGGCTATCGTGAATGCTAAGATCCGCGAGAACCACCCTGTGGTTATCAAAGAAATGAGCAAAGACGAAGCGGTGGCTATGGGTGCTATGGCCTTATTTGGCGAGAAGTATGGCGATAAAGTACGTGTGGTCATCATCGACCCACAATATTCTATAGAACTATGCGGTGGTACACACGTGGGTGCTACAGGTGAGCTAGGTATATTCAAGCTAAAGCATGAGAGTGCCGTGGCTGCAGGCGTGCGTAGGGTAGAGGCAGTATGCGGTAAAGCTGCAGAAGACTATATCAATAACAACCTTACACTACTCCACAATATGAAAGAGGCGTTGAAGAACACCAAAGACCCTCTGGAGGCCATAGAAAAACTACAAAGAGAAAAAGCACAATTACAAAAGCATGCCGATATGCTGGAGGCTCGTCAGCTGGTAGTGATACGTAACGAAGTATTACAGAAAGACGAGGTAGTGGGTGATGTGAACTTTGTGGCAGATATCGTAGAGGTAGGCTCTGCTGATGCTTTGAAAAAG
Protein-coding sequences here:
- a CDS encoding BatA domain-containing protein encodes the protein MSFLYPLFLIAGAALLIPIVIHLFNLRRYKTVYFPHTRFLKNIQLRSQKSSQLRYKWLLLLRLLFLASLILAFAQPFFVNKDAARMQDRLQVVYIDNSGSMSLKQGARRLLDIAKDAARQQMQKAPLGTKFLLLTNDRAVSYTPLSAEKAIAALNTIDLAAKHKTTKQVIAQVQGVVQTEAKDGADVYYYSDFQNRDAIPLSAQETEHIKLYGVVVRAADVYNVYIDTAYLTSPVLQAGKSNELVVRTKVYGDVPDELPVLQLAVNGQVKNAASLQIEEEKESIDTLSFQVDNANWQQIALTINDAALPFDDTFLISARSTPNLSVLVLNEQLPSPYLQAAFRAYNGFRLDNRKLNEPISNWKNYNLIILNEVTAINDGLATQLNEAMQAGKSICIFPGRTANYQQLSDGLNKLGDITITGLDTATQTAASIQRGSDLIQDLFEDIPANVQLPTANWHYSIHAGLAANQQSVFNFRNGDPLFARYTPSKAALYISSTGIDLTAGNFQGSYFFVPMLYQMATRAAGGNVYALSLGTQQPAYLPLDNADERNMIHLYSKGVDAIPAQRQEGAGLNVYLDEVVQQAGYYSLSAQGGDTVVVAVNQSRTESDLALTSLSTLKEHWKEGEAVWLTVDSISNMKAGTQYTSFPLWKLCAILAVIMLFVETIVLAGSLRKQSAATQ
- a CDS encoding nuclear transport factor 2 family protein, with the protein product MSNKLENAKKLYLEGIRDGNPDVVDKYTGNRYTQHSTGVEDGPEGFKKFFAGFLERSTTRDIRLIRMIEDGQYVFVHAYQDIDNGTARWVTADLFDTDEQDKLIEHWDVIAAYQDPSTTASGNDMILGDFELKDLDKTEANKILVRNFLTDVFQNKNYDTLEQYISTAQYIQHNTTLPNGIEALKELLAKEEVEYDFIFKLIGQGNYVVSYSKVIAQGAELAVFDIFRIEDGKIVEHWDNIEPIPPRTEWANTGKF
- the alaS gene encoding alanine--tRNA ligase; the protein is MLTANEIRQQFLDFFKEKGHEIVPSAPIVVKNDPTLMFINAGMNQFKDYFLGNQQAPNPRVADTQKCLRVSGKHNDLEEVGVDTYHHTLFEMLGNWSFGDYFKEDAIKWSWELLTEVYKIPKDKLYVTIFEGDKGDNLPKDEEAYNIWKQYIAEDRILLGNKKDNFWEMGDIGPCGPCSEIHVDCRTEEERAAVDGKTLVNADHPQVIEIWNNVFMEFNRQKDGSLNKLPAQHVDTGMGLERLVRVLQDKHSNYDTDLFTGLISKVEGITNKKYNNTDAKEDIAFRVIADHIRAIAYTIADGQLPSNTGAGYVIRRILRRAVRYYFSYLDYKQPLLTQLVPQLVSEYSHVFPELKTQQELITKVIKEEEEAFLRTLDKGLRKVDEILASNEGNKTVSGKVAFELNDTFGFPIDLTELIAKEQGWQVDLKGYEAALQEQKERSRSATALDTGDWVVLKDGSTKFVGYEAIEATAHILRYRKVTAKKKELYQIVLDTTPFYAESGGQVGDKGVLTLANDTIHIFDTKKENDLIIHFADKIPASLEGELHAKVDDAKRKNTEIHHSATHLLHAALRQVLGTHVEQKGSLVNEEHLRFDFSHFSKVSDEEIAQIEAIVNAKIRENHPVVIKEMSKDEAVAMGAMALFGEKYGDKVRVVIIDPQYSIELCGGTHVGATGELGIFKLKHESAVAAGVRRVEAVCGKAAEDYINNNLTLLHNMKEALKNTKDPLEAIEKLQREKAQLQKHADMLEARQLVVIRNEVLQKDEVVGDVNFVADIVEVGSADALKKLCLDVKHHVNDHVVVLCANIDGKAFVAVGVDEKVIAAKEIDANMIIKKHIAPLIKGGGGGQKTLATAGGQNPSQLQEVINAVKGML